The following is a genomic window from Sciurus carolinensis chromosome 3, mSciCar1.2, whole genome shotgun sequence.
CATTTCAGCCCCCCTCTTCTGCTAAGACTGCATCCAGATAGATACAGGGTCTCAGAAGACTGAATTGTCAGATTTTTATCCTGCCACAAGTCTTTAGACACTAGAACATGACTGCATCCTGACAGATGAGGCTCTACCTCTCTGAGAGCAGCCTACTATCCAAAGCCATAGTGTCAAATGCAGGTGTCTTGGTTCCTTGCTCCCTTGACAGGTTAGATGCCCTCGATCCTAATGCTTATGAAGCCTTCAAAGCTTCACGCAACCTGCAGGACGTGGTGGAGCGGGTCCTTCGAAATGAGCAGGAGGTGGAGAAGGAGCCAGGTCGGAGACGGGCTCTGAGTGTCCAGGCCTCACTGATGACACCTGTGCAGCCCATGCTGGTGAGGAGCGTTGCCTTGCCCTGCCATCCGCACCTGTCCATGCTGCACATCCTTTGGGGTGGGATCTGGTAGGCATACATGTTGAGAGCCCTTGCAGGTCAACTGGAGGATTTGGGGAAGGAAGAGTGGAGAGGCAGCAGAATGTTGCTCACTGGAGAAGTGAAGGCCAGGAGGAGACAGGTGATGGGGTGGAATGACCTAGTTCCCACTCTGCCACCAAGCAGCTGTGCAGTGAGTTACTTAGTCTCTCTTAGTTTTTAGTTTCTTTGTGGGAATGACATGTGAGACTTTCAGAAGTACCTACCTAAAATAGCTTATCTGTCACACCTGAACATGGAACTGTGTTCAGGAACCCTGAGGTTCTATGACTTGATGCAGGGTGACTTGGAGTTGGCAGCAGAGCCAGGTTTCCTATGACAGAGTGACGTGGGCAGGGAGAGGAAGCTTAAGGAGTAAAGACTAATTCTAGTAGCGATCAGCCTGTGCCTCTGCTTGTATCATGAGGTGGGGATTTCCTTTGTGGCATTGGTTTTCCTGTGCAAGAAGACCTCTGCAGATGCTGCCATGCCTACCACGGGGCCCTCTGGGTCCTTCCAGTAGTGTACAGTGCTTTTTTGGAAACTGTCTTGTGTGTTATTCTAAAACTTTGGTTTAGGGTTCTTTATTTGGAATAGGGAAATGTCCTCTCCCTACTAGGAATGTGGGACAGCTTAGCACCCCAACAGTGACATCTCCATCGGAAACCGCCCCCCCAGACATCTGAAGTAGTGAGTGGCCTTCTGACATCTTCCTGGAGTCTGTTGCACAGCCTGTCATTTGAAGAATGACatgggatatagcttagtggctAAACACACAAGCTTTGGGGTTGAGGCTAAATTCAACTGCTATGTACTAGTTGTGTAACCTTAAATAAATACTTAACTTCTCTGACCTTCAGTTTTCTAATCCATAAAGTGGAAACAATACTTGACATGTAGGATGCTACATCAAAGATGAAGTGAGGGCTggagtggtggctcagtggtagagcgcttgcctggcatgtgtgaggcactgagttcagttctcagcaccacataaaaaaataaaggcattgtgtccatctacaagttaaaaaaaaaaagtaagatgaaTTGAGATTATGTATGTGACCCAACAAGAACCCCAAAACAGTAACAATTGTTTGGGTTAGGCTGGTACAGGTGTGAGGGTCAGCACACCTGTGTCTGGATGTTGTGTACTAGGGATCCCTGATCACTGTCACCCTGCCAGCTTTATTAGCAACTGCAATCTTCATTCTGATCTCTACCTGCCTCCTGTGCTGAGCTAACTGATGTATTAACAAGCCAGAGGCCTTGCAGgagcctaaattattgatttaaaaaaaatgctgtttCAATGGAATTTGTCAATAGTAAATAGCATTCATCTTCctcaaaatgcaaattcctgTGTCAACTCTAGGGATGATTTCATTCTCAGAATCCAGTATTGCCCAGCCTTTTCCATTCTGGGCTCTGTTCCTGCCCTGAGCGCGTACTATGGTCAGTCAGTCCCAGGACTCAGGTCTGGGCTGACAACCCCATTCTGGGCTCTCTGACTGTCTCTGCTAAGATGCACCTCATTGAAAGTCTCCAGGCTTTGCTTTTCCCACCCCAAGGCCGAGGCCTGCAAGTCCATCGAGTATGCGATGAAGAAGTGTCCCAATGGCATGTTCTCTGAGATCAAGTATGATGGTGAGCGAGTCCAGGTGCATAAGAATGGGGACCACTTCAGCTACTTCAGCCGCAGTCTCAAGCCTGTCCTGCCTCACAAGGTATTGGTCCCTTTCTGTTGGGACTGTCTTTCCCTTTCCTGCCACTAAGAATCTCAAGGCCAGATTTCCATAGTCTTCCAGTTCTAGTTCACAATAAAGACTTTGTTGGTTTAATTAATGGATAGTTCATTTTTGGAGTCTTTCGATTGAAAGAAGGACTGCTTAGGGACAGCCAGAGTCCAAAAAGAGCTCCCTGGGACAGTGATAATTCTCTGTCCCATGGTGTTGTGACAGTAAGCTCATTTGGTAAGTTGCTGTGCAAGCCTTTTGCATTTCTGTATCCTGTGTGCTTTGAGCTAAATTAAAGTTCATGTATAAGGAATTATTGGGCTGtcattcattaattctttcaacaaacatttaccaaATGCATCTGTATTGTTGTAGTTAGCATGCAAATATCAATGACAAAAAGGTGTATAAAAGTTCTGGCCTTCATGAAGCTTACATTCTACTATAAATACAATACCATGGGAACATCTGAGAGCCCAGATTCCTGCACTAATTGGGGGGGGGGTGTGAAAATCTCATTCCTGAGTCCTTTTTAGTTCCCAGGGCCAAGCACTTGGAGGGGTGTCTCTAGGGAAAAGCAACTGGAACGTGTAGCACTAGTAGTTGTTAGTAGATGGGATTCCTGACCTTGCTACCCTCTTCTTTCTAGCTTTGACTCGGTTTTTCAGAGCCCCAGGGGTCAACGGGATGCGTTGTGTAGTCCATGTACTCACTTCAGCCTTGCCTTCCTGCCAGAGCACTGGGACCAGTCAGGCTACTTGTTTCAGGTGTTTGAAAGGAGAGCTGAGCAGTAGCCTCATGTGGCACTTTAGGGCAGGTTCAGGTACCTCATGTGACCCAGGAAGACATCTGCACATAGCTTTCCAGCCCTTTCCCATACCTGATTcactcatcctttgcttttccTGTGTTGTTGGTTCTTAAAGGGCTGGGTTATTGACAGGGAGTGAGACAGATGGGCGGGCCTTTTCTGATCCTGCTCCAAGCATTCTGAGTGGTGACAACCACGTGCCCTGCCCAGGTGAGGAATCAAGCCACAGTTGTGCTTTCTAGTTCCCATTGCTGTTATCACTTGGCAGAAAATACCTAGAGTTCAGATAGATCTTATCTCTGACTAGAGTTGTTAAAGATTAAGGTCTGCCTTTATCAAGAAAAATCCAATTCCGGCATCCTCTCTTAATCTCTAGAAGGTGCTGGAATCAGAGCTCCTACTTAGGGAAGATTCTGCTCACATTTCCCTTGCTGCTCCTAAGGGGGTTCATTTCTGTCTTTCTAATCAGTCTGTTCTCCCTCTTCCCAATTCTCAACCTAATAACCATCTGTCTTCTAAAGTAGGCACTAATCTCTGTCCAcctgtttttcctcctttctcccccctcccccgcTGCCTCCACATTTGTCTACCTCTTTCTCCCCCAAATGCTCATTCtgattcttccttttttcctccaaaaCTGTGCCTTCTTTACAGCCCATAGACAGTGTCAACATGGGCTGACCTCTTCCTGGGTCCGGACAGAGGTACTAAAGCAGCCACCTCTTGTCCAGGTGACTGACAGTTTTACACATTAACTGGGCTTCTACATGTTGCTCTGTATTCcttttggggcttggctttgggGTTTTGCTACCTGTTCATCCCTTATCAAAGCTACCTTTCTACTTCCAGGTGGCCCACTTTAAGAACTACATCCCCCAGGCTTTTCCTGGAGGCCACAGCATGATCTTGGACTCTGAGGTGCTCCTGATTGACAACAAAACAGGCAAACCACTGCCCTTTGGGACCCTGGGAGTGCACAAGGTACTGGTTTAGAGCCATATGTGCAAAAATGCATGTGCTACCTGTCTTCAAAGGGAGTAATATGTTACTTAGAATAGGGCTTATTTTTTGCTTCTAAACTATTTCTGGATTTAGCCTTGGGTTTATTTTGTCTTCCTCCATAAAGAGATTCTGCTGTTAGTAActaatttataattgattttcATTCAGCACTCCGTTAGTCAGCTTTCCGTCACtgcaacaaaatacttgagataatttataaagagaaaacttTTATTTGGCTCATTGTTCTTGAGGTTCCAGGCCAAGATTTGAGGggcccattgctttggacctctAACAGAGCAGAGCAAAACCACATGTATCTATCACAAGCCAGGAAGCAAAGCGAGAATGGGCCAGAGTCCCATGATCCCCCTTgggggcacatccccaatgaccaaAGGACCTCTCACAAGGCTCTACTCTTTCTTACTGGCAccatcctggggaccaagcctttaacacatgggctttgggTGAACagttaagatccaaactgtagcaagCACCATCTGCTGAGTGCCCTTATGGCCCAGGATCTTCTGGGCAGAAGTAGAACTATCAGGTGCTGTAGGCAGCCTTCAGAAGTGAATTGGTACTCCCCATCTCCCCATTTTTTTGTGCCCTCTTCTTGTCATATACCTACTACCTCATTTTTCCTTACAGAAAGCGGCTTTCCAAGATGCTAATGTCTGCCTGTTTGTTTTTGATTGTATCTACTTTAATGATATCAGCTTGATGGACAGGTGAGTTgggttagctttttttttttttttggtgctggggatcaaaaatagtgccttacacatgttaagcatgtactctactactgaactacactccGAGGCCCAGCTAGCATCTTTAAACCCAGGAAGCTATTTTAATTGACTGGATAGGAATGTAGGGAGTTCATTTgggatggagggaaggggaagtggcTAGCATATATGCCTTTGTATCCATGAGCTTGGCAGGGGCAAGAGCAGGAGGGAACTGAGAGGTAGCACAATTGCTACAAATCACCTCCCCATCCATTGTGAGGAAGACTTAACTCTGTGAGCTTAAATCTCAGAGGAAACCGAAATCCCCAAGAAGTCTCAGTTTGCTGAAGCAAGATTGACTCTTGGAGAGAGATGGTGAACATAGCAGAGTTTGTTTATTCTACAATAGCATCCATCGGGGCATCAACAAATGCTTTTCAGCTCAGAGGTTCTGATTTCAGGAGACTGAGATTAGGAAACTCCTTTTTGATGGTAGGGGTGGCTGTTGGTGGGACTTTCTTGGGGAGAGCTAGCAATCCTGACGTAACTGCATCTAAAGGCTTGAGCCCAAGAAACCAGCATTGCCCTTTCCACATTTAGAAATGTATCCCTGCCCCCACTCCTCCTGTAGCTGCCAGTCCTTTATTGTGGAAGAAAGGCTTGGTGGAGTAGGAGTTGGGGTTTGGGTCCTGAGGCCCATCAGCCTGTGACCCAAGGACCACCAGCCTTGGGGTTAGGGTAAAGCAGAGCATAAAATACCCAAGTTGGATTCATTTTTCAAGCGGGACCAGATTTTATACAATCTGGGCTAGAGGCCAGTGCTCCCTTGGCCTGATAAAGTAGAAACAGGAACTACAGCTACGAACTGGCTTTGTGCCCCAGCTCACAATTGTCCATCTTCGGTCAGGATGGAGCCTTGCAGCTCATGGCAGCAGAACTGTCACATATGAGGGCTTTAATTCATGGCAGACCCTGTCATGAAGCAACAGTTTTATCACTGtgctccttccctccccagaACTGCTGATAGGGGTGGGAAGGTCCTTCCCTCAGCTTTCCTGTCCCCTTTAGGCCTTTGTGTGAGCGGCGGAAGTTTCTTCATGACAACATGGTTGAAATTCCCAACCGGATCATGTTCTCAGAAATGAAACAAGTCACAGTAAGTGAAGATCCTACTCTAGACAGTGTCCTATGGTTTAAAAGCAGGGCATAGAACTCTTTTTATGTAAAAAGTGAGAGAGACTGagtcttatttattcttatgGGGGTGGCTGATGTATTTGCCTGTGTATATGTTGTCCGTTAGTCATTATCCAGGAGAGCAGGGCATGGAAATCCTTGCTAGGTAAGCACCCTGTGTCCCCGAGCCACAGCAGCTCCCTGGTTTGCAAGTCCTCTGTCCCTAGTGTTCCAAGTTAGGGTGTTTCCAGCGGGTGCTTTACTAGCATGCAAAAATGAACTGCAGCCCTCGCTGCACTCTCATGCCTCTTTTCTCACACCATCTTCAACATCCCTGGTGTTGTCCCTCAGAAAGCTTCAGACTTGGCTGACATGATAAACCGGGTGATCCGGGAAGGCTTGGAAGGGCTGGTGCTGAAGGATGTGAAGGTAAGGTCATCACACCTGTTGCCTTCCCCTGAGCCTTTCCTGTCCTGGCCAGATGGCAGTAGTACCTGCAGAGGTAGGGGTGGAAGCTGAGGGGGATCCTTTCTGGGGCTTGGACAGTCTTTCCTGGATCAAGAGGATGGATTTGTACATCTCCCATAGAGCCTGGAGTTGAGGGCCCTTCCTGTGTGGGCTGGAATGCAGTAGTGAAAAGCTAAATCCCTGCCTCGTTGAGTTTCCATTCTAGTTTGTGTTCTCTCTCGTGTCTCCTCAGGGTACATATGAGCCTGGAAAGCGACACTGGCTGAAAGTGAAGAAAGATTATTTGAATGAGGGGGCCATGGCTGACACAGCTGACCTGGTGGTCCTTGGGGCCTTCTATGGACAAGGGAGCAAAGGTCAGGGTGACTTCTGGTCCCTGCAGTGGTACTATTAGAAGGCACCATGTGAGATAGAGACTGGCCTTCTTCATGGCCCTGGGAGCTATGGACTTAGCACAGAGAAATCCAGCAAGAATACTGAGCTGTCCTCGCACAAGAAGGCTCACCACAAGCCATTTCATCAGGGCCAGTTTTTCCTTTTCAGGGAAAATTTCTCCTAACTGGAAGGAAGCTGGTGTCTAAGGAATTAATACTTTTTAGGTGATTTATTATACGACCGGAATTACCCAGTTCCCAGCAAGTTGGATGTGATTATCCCTAATTTACTATAGAAGAAATTTGGGCTCATAAATCACAGAgcaggtagctcagtggtggagcacttgcctaagaagcacaaggccctgggttcaatcacacaGCTAAGGAGATCAATCCAAGAGGCGAACTGTGGCACTCTATGCCAAAGGCACCGCTTCCTTTCCATAAGGCTGCCTCTCACTGGGCTTGTGGGGCTGGCAGAGATGGTTTCTTGTAACCCACACTCAGCTCATATTCCTACCCCTACCCTGCAGGTGGCATGATGTCAATTTTCCTCATGGGCTGCTATGACCCTAGCAGCCAGAAGTGGTGCACAGTCACCAAGTGTGCAGGAGGCCATGATGATGCAACCCTTGCCCGCCTACAGAAGGAACTGGATATGGTGAAGATCAGCAAAGTGAGCAAGGGACCCTTTTGATCCTGGTTTCTGATAAGCTGCTGTTATGAGGCAGAGGCTGCACTTTGAGGATGGCAGATATCATTTATCTCCCACCTTGTGGACAGTGGCCTGCATGCCCTATAGGCCTCACTCCCTCTGAGTAGGGAGGATCACATGGGGTGAGGGGTTGGTCACATCTCACAATTTCATTACTAAAAGGGGTTTAAGCCTATTGCAGCTTAGGAACAGTGCAGGACagcatctttttttcctttaggatCCCAGCAAAATACCCACCTGGCTGAAGATCAACAAGATCTACTATCCTGACTTCATCGTCCCAGACCCAAAGGTATCAGCCCAGTGGCTTGGGGTCTCCTAGCCCACAGAATTAGTTTGCAAGTTCTCTAGTGCCACAGAAAAGTTGTCCCAACTTCACAGAAAGTCCACCCAGATAGGGATCTGGATTATTCAGTCAAGTGAGAAGCCCAGGGATGACTGGCCAATACTGAGGAATTGTCTTCAGTGCAGGAAGAGAATAGAATCCCCACCCCTCATCACAGAGGGTCTGTTCTAGACAGGACCTGACCTAATCCTTCCTGAATGATGGGTTCACAGAAGAGGTAGGACTAGCAACCAGGTCTCCCAGCTGCAAGCCAGAGCTACTGTGGTTTGACCCATTCTCTTTCACTTGTGGCTGGTGGGAGATGTTTCCTTCTCAGCCAGAGATGACCTGACCTTCCTGCCTTGGTCCTGACAGAAAGCTGCTGTGTGGGAGATCACAGGGGCAGAATTCTCCAAATCTGAGGCACACACTGCTGATGGAATTTCCATCCGATTCCCTCGCTGCACCCGAATCCGAGACGACAAGGACTGGAAATCTGCCACTAATCTCCCCCAACTCAAGGTGCCAGCTCTCAGGCTGCATGTGTCCTCCAACCCCATCCTAAGCCTTAGAATCTTAGACTCTGTTGACATGTCCTATGTTCCCCTTTACCCCACTTCACTGATACTGCAAGGAGGGCAGGTAGAGGGAGAACAGACTGGTGTGAAGGCCCTTCCCACCAGCTCCAAGCAGACAGCCTCGTTTTCTTCACCTCTCTGAAAGACCCTTGGTCTAGGTGCCTCACTAGACCTTGCCTGAGTCCTTTGCTGATTAATAACTGGAGTCAAGTCACTCAGGTGAAGGCTCCATGTTGGAAAAGCACCAAGGAAGCCACTTCCTTTTCTCCCTGCTCTTTGTCTTTCTCACTGTTTTCCCCAGCCACGTGTGCCTAACACAGACCACACACCGCCACTCGGAGGTGTGTCTGGGGAAGGGAGTAGTGATAGCAGCTGACCTTCCCCTCCTCAGGAACTGTACCAGCTGTCCAAGGAGAAGGCAGACTTCACTGTGGTGGCTGGAGATGAGGGAAGCTCCACGACAGGAGGCAGCAGTGGCGAGAACGAGGGCACTTCTGGGTCTGCTGCATCCCGCAAGGTCCCCAGAGCCTCCCCGAGGAAGCCCTCTCCCAGTGCCCGGAAGGCTGAAGGGAAGCTGAGGAACTCCAACAGCAAAGGTAGCCAGGATACAGAAGGGGGGCCAGGGTGGCACAGGGGCAGAGACCAAAGGGCAGGGACCCAGTCTCACATTCCAGCTCTGAGAATGTGATCATGTGTCTGCAGTTGACAATGACCACATTCCTGGTTTGTGTCCAGCCATGGGTCAGAAGCTGCTCTGCTAGGCACCCCATATCGGCTCAGCAAACCTGAATGATAGCGCCCCGGGAGAGCAGGTCTGCCTGGAGTAAGCCACTTTTGAGATCAAGGGTTGAGCTCGACTCTTCCTTCTCATCCACGCTTATGGCAGAGGAAGGAACTGGCCCAACTTCAAGGACCATGATCAGCAATTCTTACCCTCCTAATTCTCATCCCCAACTTGGTCCTGCAGGCAACAAGCTGACCACGAAGTCTTCTCCAGTGAAAGTGGGGGTGAAGAGGAAAGCTGCTGATGAGACTCCATGCCAAGCAAAGGTGAGCATAATGACAGTGCCCACACAGGCCAGTTTGGCCCAGGGCCCAGCATTTCCAGCCTTCTGCACATGAACTTTGAAAGATAAGCAGAAGAGCTGGGTGCTTGCTAAGCCTGTCCCCTCCCACAGCTGCTTGTCCATCAGGCAGGCCAGCAGTGCTGCTCCTCCATCGTGTGCCCTCTTGTTACCTTGCAGAGGCGGCCGGCCAGccagcagagaggaaggagagctGTGCCAGCAGGCAGGAGATAGAGCCCAGCTGCCAGTCCCCAGTCACATTTTACATTAAAGGGGAGAAAGCCCAGTCTGGGTGTGGGGTGCAGCGTGTGAGTCTGTGGTTGGGGGAGCAAATCCAGCCAGCAAGGACAGGGGTCATGTGGCCTTGGTGACTCTTCCCAGCAGAGGTGCCTTTTCCTTTTATACTCATGTCAGTCTTGTTTGGCAACATCTGTTGAGCACCTACTGAGGCCAGGAGCTGGGTTAGTACTGGCTCAACCCTGATAAGCTGCCGGCCCCAAGGTTCAGATGGAGAAGTAAAGCCAATCCCTAGAATGATTGCACCCCACCCTTTGCACCTCCACCCAAGAGAAGCACAGAAGTCTTGACAACCCAAGGCCTGAACCCAGTTCCCAGCAGACCAGTAGAAACCATTTCCATCTCTTCTGCCCAAAACCCTTGAACCCCACCCAGTAATGAGCAAGACTCCTGACCCTTCAGTCTACCTACCTGTGCAGTGGACTGTGATCTTCAGAGGTCACTGAGTCACAGCCACTGGATGGCTCCTGGAGACATGTCCTTTTCACATATCTAGGTCCCAAATACTGGAACCCTCCTCCTCACCTaggggcagggaagggaggaaTGCCAGGCCTGTGTCATCCAGAGTGACTAGGGGATGGGAAGAGTGGCACTGTTCTTTTTTCCAGGACACACTTTTTGCTTATATGCTAAACTCTAGGCTCCCTCCACCTCTGGCTCTTGTTCTAAGCTTACTGTCTTATACTCAACTGGGTGAAGACCACCTGCACGCCAACCCCACCCTGACCCCTCTGTTTGCAGGTGCTGCTGGACATCTTCACTGGGGTGCGGCTCCACTTGCCACCCTCCACCCCAGACTTCAGCCGTCTCAGACGTTACTTTGTGGCATTTGATGGGGACCTGGTGCAGGAATTTGACATTGCCTCAGCCACACATGTGCTGGGTAGCAGGGACAAGAACCCTGAGGCCCAGCTGGTCTCCCCAGAGTGGATTTGGGCATGTATCCGGAAACGGAGGCTGATAGCTCCCTGCTAGGACTCTGATCTTCCTGCACCCTTGGGACATCCTCTCCCTTATCACACTACTCCACCAGCCTTAGCCTGGAGGCAGATAGATGGAGGAACAAAGGGGGTGTCCTTTCTTCTTCAGGCAGCACATCTTGCAAAATCTGCCAAGTCTTCCTGGTCTCTTCTGGAGCAGGAATAAGTTCTGTGGGCACCACAAGTGAAGTCAGTTTCTCTTGCAGGTTTAAGCAGATCTCAGATCTGGGTGCTGGCTTTGTCATTTTTGTGTCCTTCAAaagcttatttttataaatgaaacacCCACAGCATCTGTCCTTCTCCAGCACTCCCCTAGTTTCCTTAGTGATTAAGGAGTGAAGGCTGGGCTACTAAAGCTGGTAGCACCCTTCTCCCTGCCTCATTTTACTTCCACTCCTTTTAAAGCTGTATTTAAAAGACCACCCTCAAAAATGTGTCTTACATTTGGCAAAACTTGTATTTAGCCTGGCCCCTTTTTGCCAGGATGAACTATCTTttgaaagagaacaaaattaaCTTTGATGACTTtattctctgtgttctctattatAGGGGAGGGACCCAGCTTGAAGGGAGAGACTAGCACTGGGCAGGAAATGAAGCTTGTACACAGGAGGGAGGTTATTTGGGCTactggggtgggatgggggtgtGGTTTAGAGACTCCAGGAAGATCAATCTGCCTTCTCAAAATCTGGAAATGActggtatttttaaagaatacaaattcATACCTCAGTACAAGTCTACACACCCTGCTTACAAAGACCAGCCAGCTCCTATGCCACCTGTGGCTGATTTATTTGAAGAACAAAAGGAACACAGTTTGTGTAGACAAGTGCTGTCCATAGATGTTTTTACAGCAATGGGTACAATGGAAATATCCCGTGAGTCTGCTGTGTTTAACTGAGCCACATATGGTTGTTGAGCATTTCAAATGTGACTAGTGCTGGgtacagtgactcaggaggctgaggcaggaggatcacgaacgagttcaaggccagcctcaacaactcagtgaggccctaagca
Proteins encoded in this region:
- the Lig3 gene encoding DNA ligase 3 isoform X2 gives rise to the protein MTLAFKILFPQNLCALGRRELCLFREHYHWPDIRQFNQCLETDLLRGRCLLQRRKPVLSFLGGHLRLRATCLVFLPESHVGLCSGPCAMAEQRFCVDYAKRSTAGCKKCKEKIVKGVCRIGKVVPNPFSESGGDMKEWYHIKCMFEKLERARATTKKIEDLTELEGWEELEDNEKEQITQHIADLSSKAAGTPKKKAVVQAKLTTTGQVASPVKGASLVTNTNPRKFSGFSAKPNKSNQAPSSPTPKTSLSSSKCDPKHKDCLLREFRKLCAMVADNPSYNTKTQIIQDFLRKGSAGDGFRGDVYLTVKLLLPGVIKSVYNLNDKQIVKLFSRIFNCNPDDMARDLEQGDVSETIRVFFEQSKSFPPAAKSLLTIQEVDEFLLQLSKLTKEDEQQQALQDIASRCTANDLKCIIRLIKHDLKMNSGAKHVLDALDPNAYEAFKASRNLQDVVERVLRNEQEVEKEPGRRRALSVQASLMTPVQPMLAEACKSIEYAMKKCPNGMFSEIKYDGERVQVHKNGDHFSYFSRSLKPVLPHKVAHFKNYIPQAFPGGHSMILDSEVLLIDNKTGKPLPFGTLGVHKKAAFQDANVCLFVFDCIYFNDISLMDRPLCERRKFLHDNMVEIPNRIMFSEMKQVTKASDLADMINRVIREGLEGLVLKDVKGTYEPGKRHWLKVKKDYLNEGAMADTADLVVLGAFYGQGSKGGMMSIFLMGCYDPSSQKWCTVTKCAGGHDDATLARLQKELDMVKISKDPSKIPTWLKINKIYYPDFIVPDPKKAAVWEITGAEFSKSEAHTADGISIRFPRCTRIRDDKDWKSATNLPQLKELYQLSKEKADFTVVAGDEGSSTTGGSSGENEGTSGSAASRKVPRASPRKPSPSARKAEGKLRNSNSKGNKLTTKSSPVKVGVKRKAADETPCQAKVLLDIFTGVRLHLPPSTPDFSRLRRYFVAFDGDLVQEFDIASATHVLGSRDKNPEAQLVSPEWIWACIRKRRLIAPC
- the Lig3 gene encoding DNA ligase 3 isoform X1, translating into MQFFVNLMKLTDLLSPKTCIVKYTHFVCIFREFRIPPPPSARPWIHCNFPNHLSSYMTLAFKILFPQNLCALGRRELCLFREHYHWPDIRQFNQCLETDLLRGRCLLQRRKPVLSFLGGHLRLRATCLVFLPESHVGLCSGPCAMAEQRFCVDYAKRSTAGCKKCKEKIVKGVCRIGKVVPNPFSESGGDMKEWYHIKCMFEKLERARATTKKIEDLTELEGWEELEDNEKEQITQHIADLSSKAAGTPKKKAVVQAKLTTTGQVASPVKGASLVTNTNPRKFSGFSAKPNKSNQAPSSPTPKTSLSSSKCDPKHKDCLLREFRKLCAMVADNPSYNTKTQIIQDFLRKGSAGDGFRGDVYLTVKLLLPGVIKSVYNLNDKQIVKLFSRIFNCNPDDMARDLEQGDVSETIRVFFEQSKSFPPAAKSLLTIQEVDEFLLQLSKLTKEDEQQQALQDIASRCTANDLKCIIRLIKHDLKMNSGAKHVLDALDPNAYEAFKASRNLQDVVERVLRNEQEVEKEPGRRRALSVQASLMTPVQPMLAEACKSIEYAMKKCPNGMFSEIKYDGERVQVHKNGDHFSYFSRSLKPVLPHKVAHFKNYIPQAFPGGHSMILDSEVLLIDNKTGKPLPFGTLGVHKKAAFQDANVCLFVFDCIYFNDISLMDRPLCERRKFLHDNMVEIPNRIMFSEMKQVTKASDLADMINRVIREGLEGLVLKDVKGTYEPGKRHWLKVKKDYLNEGAMADTADLVVLGAFYGQGSKGGMMSIFLMGCYDPSSQKWCTVTKCAGGHDDATLARLQKELDMVKISKDPSKIPTWLKINKIYYPDFIVPDPKKAAVWEITGAEFSKSEAHTADGISIRFPRCTRIRDDKDWKSATNLPQLKELYQLSKEKADFTVVAGDEGSSTTGGSSGENEGTSGSAASRKVPRASPRKPSPSARKAEGKLRNSNSKGNKLTTKSSPVKVGVKRKAADETPCQAKVLLDIFTGVRLHLPPSTPDFSRLRRYFVAFDGDLVQEFDIASATHVLGSRDKNPEAQLVSPEWIWACIRKRRLIAPC
- the Lig3 gene encoding DNA ligase 3 isoform X3, translating into MQFFVNLMKLTDLLSPKTCIVKYTHFVCIFREFRIPPPPSARPWIHCNFPNHLSSYMTLAFKILFPQNLCALGRRELCLFREHYHWPDIRQFNQCLETDLLRGRCLLQRRKPVLSFLGGHLRLRATCLVFLPESHVGLCSGPCAMAEQRFCVDYAKRSTAGCKKCKEKIVKGVCRIGKVVPNPFSESGGDMKEWYHIKCMFEKLERARATTKKIEDLTELEGWEELEDNEKEQITQHIADLSSKAAGTPKKKAVVQAKLTTTGQVASPVKGASLVTNTNPRKFSGFSAKPNKSNQAPSSPTPKTSLSSSKCDPKHKDCLLREFRKLCAMVADNPSYNTKTQIIQDFLRKGSAGDGFRGDVYLTVKLLLPGVIKSVYNLNDKQIVKLFSRIFNCNPDDMARDLEQGDVSETIRVFFEQSKSFPPAAKSLLTIQEVDEFLLQLSKLTKEDEQQQALQDIASRCTANDLKCIIRLIKHDLKMNSGAKHVLDALDPNAYEAFKASRNLQDVVERVLRNEQEVEKEPGRRRALSVQASLMTPVQPMLAEACKSIEYAMKKCPNGMFSEIKYDGERVQVHKNGDHFSYFSRSLKPVLPHKVAHFKNYIPQAFPGGHSMILDSEVLLIDNKTGKPLPFGTLGVHKKAAFQDANVCLFVFDCIYFNDISLMDRPLCERRKFLHDNMVEIPNRIMFSEMKQVTKASDLADMINRVIREGLEGLVLKDVKGTYEPGKRHWLKVKKDYLNEGAMADTADLVVLGAFYGQGSKGGMMSIFLMGCYDPSSQKWCTVTKCAGGHDDATLARLQKELDMVKISKDPSKIPTWLKINKIYYPDFIVPDPKKAAVWEITGAEFSKSEAHTADGISIRFPRCTRIRDDKDWKSATNLPQLKELYQLSKEKADFTVVAGDEGSSTTGGSSGENEGTSGSAASRKVPRASPRKPSPSARKAEGKLRNSNSKGNKLTTKSSPVKVGVKRKAADETPCQAKRRPASQQRGRRAVPAGRR